The genomic segment TCGAGGTCACCAATTAGTGAAAACCTATCGATCACAAGTCAGCATCGAACCGTGATGGCTGGGGATCAAAGATGCGTGTTTTGTCTCcctttgcaaaaaaataaaaataaaaaaataaaaaaatcacctcAACTTTCACTCAAAGTTTCACCAAAAAAGTTCCGCAGTCGTCCagattgaattattattatacagCGTCTCAGCAAGGCTTGTTGTTTGTCTCCACCTAGTGGTCGAATAGCAGATTGCAGCATTTaactgttattgttattgtttttgtttttattctactTATTAATTTACTAAAGGGTTATTAATTTAGTAAAAGGTTATTTCTTTACTGAGTTGTATTTTGAAATTAAGTccataaaaaccacaaaacatGTCAACGTCATCATATATGTTGAAACATTAATTAATATCTTGGTCTTGTTCGTTTTCTCTACCGGAATCGCCCTGCAGTTCCCTTAATATTTAATTACACGTACATCGAttttaaaactaattttaatacagtatattaaaaacttgtttgtgtttcatttaaatatgtattagCTGTCAGGCTGACATCTGTTGCATGTCCCCTGTAGGAATCGCCTTGTCTCCTCCCGCCGGTGAAGTACCGGGTCCATAAACTACACGGCGCacgctgattggctgagacgcAGCTCCGGGgcgtctcagccaatcagcttggGCCACGGTGGGATTCTCCGATGTACTACTCTGGTTGAGAGCCGCGGCGGTTGTGTGAGAGAGTCGCTGCCGCCGGAGACAACAGACGGAGAGCAGAGGGAACCATGACGCCGCTTTTACTTGGTGAGTAAATGTTTTATAACTTTATTACGAACCCGAATCTAATAGAATTTATTAATGACGCGCACGTTCGATGTCGTTTCCCGTCCCGGCGTCGCTGCTAGCTTGAAATGCTAAAAGTTCGGTTGCACCGCAAACAGAACCGGGCCCGGTTCCCGGTCATTGAGACGACTCTAGAGCCGCTTCAGCGTGTTGGCGTTTGGCCCCCAAGTCGGTGTAAAACGACTCCAACCGGGAGTCCTGGTTAGCTACAAAAACGGTAGGATCGTAAAACCCCGTCTCTTCTCCGTCCTCTCCTGCAGGACTGTTGGGCTGCTCGCTGCTGCTTCCTGCCCAGGGTTTCTACTCCCCCAGCGATGATGTGGTGGAGCTCAACCCGTCCAACTTCAACCGGGAGGTGATCCAGAGTGACGGTCTGTGGCTGGTGGAGTTCTACGCTCCCTGGTGAGTCCACACCTGTGTGTTGGAGCCACCTGTTCAAAAGTTCTGGTCCCATCTTTCTCCTGGttcctcctcctggaggaggtgattTTGTGGAGCTCAGACTtatgcaggtgatcacgtggtGTGTTGGAATGTAAAATCTGGTGGTTCTACTTCTTGTTTGGCTGAATTGTTTTATATATGAGGAGTGAAGGCGGTTCTGTTGTCGTAGAAGCTGTGAAAATATTCCTTCTTCTGCAGCCTCGAACTGAAAACGCTGCTGGAATGTCTGTTAGAATtctccacaataaaaacaacccatTGTTTCCTCTCTCGTTTATCTCCGCAGGTGTGGTCACTGTCAGAACCTGACTCCTGATTGGAAGAAGGCAGCCACCGCCCTGAAGGTAACCACGACCTCTCTGCTCCGAGTTTGAGACGCGTGATGAAGGAAATACGTAGCACATCAGCCGTTAAACGTCTGATTTGCAACCCCTTCAGGGCATCGTGAAGGTCGGGGCAGTCGACGCCGATCAGCACAAGTCCCTAGGGGGTCAGTATGGCGTCAGAGGTTTCCCCACCATCAAGATCTTCGGCGCCAATAAGAACAAGCCAGAGGACTACCAGGGtacgcttttttttttgttgccgcTTCTGCTGCCCAATAAAGTTTTGATTGTTGtatttaaattgattttcttCCCAAtgtctccgcccccccccccaggcggGCGCAGCAGCCAGGCCATCGTAGACGGAGCCATGAACGCGTTACGCGCTCTGGTGAAGGACAGGCTGAGCGGTAACTCCGGCGGCTCCGGCTacagcagacagcagcagggcggcggcggcggagacAAGAAGGACGTGGTGGAGCTCACCGACGACAACTTCGACAAGCTGGTGCTGGGGGGCGACGACGTGTGGATGGTGGAGTTCTTCGCCCCCTGGTGTGGGCACTGCAAGAAGTGAGTTTGGCGCCACGGGCGGTCCAGAGAATCCACCAACATCCGTTCAGATGGTTTCCTCGGCTGAAGCAGGAAGTCACcgcttgattttttttgtcgtcCGTAGCCTGGAGCCGGAGTGGGcggccgccgccaccgccgtcAAGGAGCAGACGAAGGGCAAAGTTCGGCTGGGGGCCGTGGACGCCACCGTGCATCAGGCCGTGTCCAGCCGCTACGGGGTGAGTGCTGGCGTGTAAACGCCACGCCTGTTTGTAAATAAAGATGAACATACGATCGGCTTTGacgcggtgtgtgtgtgtgtgtgtgtgtatgtgtgtgtgtgtgtgtgtgtgtgtgtgtgtgtgtgtgtgtttttgtagatccgAGGTTTTCCCACCATCAAGATTTTCCGCAAAGGCGAGGAGCCCGAAGATTTCCAGGGAGGGCGTTCCCGCGGCGACATCATCGAGAAAGCTATGGATCTGTTCTCCGATAACATCCCTCCCCCCCAGCTGCTGGAGGTCAGTGCGTCGTCACGACGACACGCGcgtccccccctcctcccaaaAAAAACTAAGTTCATCTGACGGATTTTGGGGATAAACTTGATAAAATAATGTCGGTGAGCGTTGCGTTCAAGTTGCGTGGGAAATGTCTGCTTCTCAGATCCTGAACGAAGACATCGTGAAGAACACGTGCGAGGacagtcagctgtgtgtgatCGCCGTGCTGCCGCACATCCTggacacaggtgagacaggccacgcccacttaGGTTGAAACGTGTTAGCGGTAGCGAGCTAGCATCGTTGCTCGACTGAGAGTGACGTGTGtgagtttacacacacacacacacacacacaccttatgcTTGATACAGTGCAGTAAATATCCCTCACACCGCTTAGATTCAAGAGAAGGCAGCCGTCGCCATGGTAACTCACCTCAAATCGAAGGAGAGAACACGTCagcgtgattttttttcttttttcttttcgcTTCTTTTGAACAAACAATCAGCTTCCTGTCGTTTTAAGAGCTCAGGCTCCACCTGAAGCCGTTCGCCGGTTAATGGTACGTTACCGACGGCGACCAGTCACTCACCGTCACGCTGTGGTTCGTATCCTAGGCGCCGCCGGCAGGAACAGCTACCTGGAGGTGATGACGGCGATGGCAGAGAAGTACAAGAAGAAGATGTGGGGGTACGGATGAGTCACGCTGTGCGTTTGTGACTAATCCTGCTTCTGACTAacaccccacccctccctgcctgtccccccccccccccatcagctgGCTGTGGACTGAAGCCGGGGCTCAGATGGACCTGGAGGCCTCTCTGGGCATCGGGGGGTTCGGGTACCCCGCCATGGCCGCCATCAACTCCCGCAAGATGAAGTTCGCTCTGCTCAGAGGTTCCTTCAGCGAAACTGGCATCCACGAGTTCCTTAGGTAGGGGGGGGGCGCCGTTGGCCCcaccttcatttcctttcaaaataaaagcattttgacGTTTCTTCCCCCCCCTCCCAGGGAGCTGTCGGTGCGCCGCGGCGCCTACGACACGTTCGGAAGCGGATCCATGCCCAAGATCCACGCGGTGGAGCCGTGGGACGGCAAAGACGGACAGGTGGGGAGGAAActgttggtttggtttggtttggggggggggtcgccatCTCGTCATGACGCGTCCATTTTTAACTCTTTGTCCGTCGCAGCTTCCTGTGGAGGAGGAGTACGACCTCAGCGACGTCGACCTGGACGACTACAAGAATACGGAGCTGTGAGCTCCCCCCCCCTGGGGTGGGAATGGGATCCGGTCGATCGCCGCGTCGGTCGGACGCcgcctcgccccccccccccaacacctccccacccccatcacCTCTCCTGTGGATGAATGGGAGACCCTCCGGTCGCCCGGTTACTGAGATACTCCAGAGACTCCTGcggttatttttttgtttgtcactcagacggaaacaggaagtgaaggtggggggggggtcattttcCTGTTGAATATTTATAAGAGCACCCCCCAGCGAGGAGGTGGCCCGGGGGGCCTATTTTCAGATAATTCTTCAACCCTCCACCCTGAtgtgacttttatttcttttctaaatCGTGAATcttgggggggggtgaatctGCGTCCAGGACACACACttgtggcgggggggggggggaccggcGCGGATGACTTGTGTAGATTTTTCTTACACGACTTTATTTGCAATtctgtgaaaacaaaatgacaatttttttttttttttgttacaaaaataaaaaggaataaaaacgaTCACGGCCTCCTGATTCACACAaactggttttttttgttgttttttttttttgtttgttttttttgacgaCAACTCGTCGGCGGTCGCATGCAACACCGACGGCGTGCGGAGTTTAAGGACGGCGGCGCGTCGGCGTCCCCCGAAAAACATCAAGAAGCCACTTTTTAACACGGTTTTAGTCCAATCAGATGACAGCAAATAACGCACGTGGATCGgtcctggggagggggggggcaggatgggAGTCTGTAATACTT from the Antennarius striatus isolate MH-2024 chromosome 19, ASM4005453v1, whole genome shotgun sequence genome contains:
- the pdia6 gene encoding protein disulfide-isomerase A6 encodes the protein MTPLLLGLLGCSLLLPAQGFYSPSDDVVELNPSNFNREVIQSDGLWLVEFYAPWCGHCQNLTPDWKKAATALKGIVKVGAVDADQHKSLGGQYGVRGFPTIKIFGANKNKPEDYQGGRSSQAIVDGAMNALRALVKDRLSGNSGGSGYSRQQQGGGGGDKKDVVELTDDNFDKLVLGGDDVWMVEFFAPWCGHCKNLEPEWAAAATAVKEQTKGKVRLGAVDATVHQAVSSRYGIRGFPTIKIFRKGEEPEDFQGGRSRGDIIEKAMDLFSDNIPPPQLLEILNEDIVKNTCEDSQLCVIAVLPHILDTGAAGRNSYLEVMTAMAEKYKKKMWGWLWTEAGAQMDLEASLGIGGFGYPAMAAINSRKMKFALLRGSFSETGIHEFLRELSVRRGAYDTFGSGSMPKIHAVEPWDGKDGQLPVEEEYDLSDVDLDDYKNTEL